One window of Oncorhynchus kisutch isolate 150728-3 linkage group LG25, Okis_V2, whole genome shotgun sequence genomic DNA carries:
- the ppm1ba gene encoding protein phosphatase 1B isoform X1 translates to MGAFLDKPKTEKHNAHGEGNNLRYGLSSMQGWRVEMEDAHTATVGLPHGLDDWSFFAVYDGHAGSRVANYASKHLLGHIITHSMGSPGPEGVTPAPTVDVVKTGIRTGFLNIDEHMRNFSDLRNGMDRSGSTAVAVLLSPEHLYFINCGDSRAVLYRNAHVCFSTLDHKPCNPREKERIQNAGGSVMIQRVNGSLAVSRALGDYDYKCVDGRGATEQLVSPEPEVFEIERAPEDEFVVLACDGIWDVMSNEELCEFVKSRLEVSHDLEKVCNQVLDTCLHKGSRDNMSVVLVCLPNCPKVSEEAVKKDTELDKFLESRVEEILEKAGEEGIPDLVTVMRNLSSESIPNLPPGGGLASKRSVIEVVYNRLNPHREVDGIRTSRAEMGQSTKASKTRRGQVFFFCLCLYTV, encoded by the exons ATGGGGGCGTTCCTGGACAAGCCCAAGACGGAGAAGCACAATGCCCACGGTGAGGGCAACAACCTCCGCTATGGCCTGAGTAGCATGCAGGGATGGCGGGTGGAGATGGAGGACGCCCACACCGCTACGGTGGGTCTACCCCATGGCCTGGATGACTGGTCCTTCTTCGCTGTCTATGACGGCCACGCCGGCTCCCGCGTGGCTAACTATGCCTCTAAACACCTGCTGGGGCACATCATCACCCACAGCATGGGTTCCCCGGGCCCTGAAGGTGTCACCCCAGCCCCCACCGTGGATGTGGTCAAGACGGGGATCCGCACCGGTTTCCTGAACATCGACGAGCACATGAGGAACTTCTCAGACCTGCGTAACGGCATGGACCGCAGCGGCTCGACAGCCGTGGCCGTACTGCTCTCGCCAGAGCACCTCTACTTCATCAACTGTGGTGACTCACGGGCCGTGCTCTACCGCAATGCGCACGTCTGCTTCTCCACGCTTGACCACAAGCCCTGCAACCcacgggagaaagagaggatccaGAACGCAGGTGGTTCTGTAATGATCCAGAGGGTGAATGGTTCCCTGGCCGTGTCCCGGGCCCTGGGAGACTACGACTACAAGTGTGTGGATGGGAGGGGTGCCACGGAGCAGCTGGTGTCCCCAGAGCCCGAGGTGTTTGAGATTGAGAGGGCCCCAGAGGACGAGTTTGTGGTGCTGGCCTGCGACGGTATCTGGGACGTGATGAGCAACGAGGAGCTGTGCGAGTTTGTCAAGTCCCGTCTGGAGGTGTCCCACGACCTGGAGAAGGTCTGCAACCAGGTGCTGGACACCTGCCTGCACAAG GGAAGTCGGGATAACATGAgtgttgtgttggtgtgtttgccAAACTGCCCTAAAGTGTCAGAGGAGGCGGTGAAGAAAGATACAGAGCTGGATAAGTTCCTGGAGTCTCGCGTGGAAG aGATCTTAGAGAAGGCAGGAGAGGAGGGTATTCCCGACCTGGTGACGGTCATGAGGAACCTGTCCTCAGAGAGCATCCCTAACCTGCCACCAGGGGGAGGCCTCGCCAGCAA ACGCAGTGTTATCGAAGTAGTGTACAACCGGCTGAACCCACACAGGGAAGTGGATGGG ATTAGAACCAGCAGGGCAGAAATGGGACAGTCAACGAAAGCCAGCAAGACACGTCGGGGACAGGTTTTTTTCTTCTGCTTATGTCTTTATACAGTCTAA
- the ppm1ba gene encoding protein phosphatase 1B isoform X2, translating into MGAFLDKPKTEKHNAHGEGNNLRYGLSSMQGWRVEMEDAHTATVGLPHGLDDWSFFAVYDGHAGSRVANYASKHLLGHIITHSMGSPGPEGVTPAPTVDVVKTGIRTGFLNIDEHMRNFSDLRNGMDRSGSTAVAVLLSPEHLYFINCGDSRAVLYRNAHVCFSTLDHKPCNPREKERIQNAGGSVMIQRVNGSLAVSRALGDYDYKCVDGRGATEQLVSPEPEVFEIERAPEDEFVVLACDGIWDVMSNEELCEFVKSRLEVSHDLEKVCNQVLDTCLHKGSRDNMSVVLVCLPNCPKVSEEAVKKDTELDKFLESRVEEILEKAGEEGIPDLVTVMRNLSSESIPNLPPGGGLASKRSVIEVVYNRLNPHREVDGATSFGDVPDVIVEHFRRDWSRP; encoded by the exons ATGGGGGCGTTCCTGGACAAGCCCAAGACGGAGAAGCACAATGCCCACGGTGAGGGCAACAACCTCCGCTATGGCCTGAGTAGCATGCAGGGATGGCGGGTGGAGATGGAGGACGCCCACACCGCTACGGTGGGTCTACCCCATGGCCTGGATGACTGGTCCTTCTTCGCTGTCTATGACGGCCACGCCGGCTCCCGCGTGGCTAACTATGCCTCTAAACACCTGCTGGGGCACATCATCACCCACAGCATGGGTTCCCCGGGCCCTGAAGGTGTCACCCCAGCCCCCACCGTGGATGTGGTCAAGACGGGGATCCGCACCGGTTTCCTGAACATCGACGAGCACATGAGGAACTTCTCAGACCTGCGTAACGGCATGGACCGCAGCGGCTCGACAGCCGTGGCCGTACTGCTCTCGCCAGAGCACCTCTACTTCATCAACTGTGGTGACTCACGGGCCGTGCTCTACCGCAATGCGCACGTCTGCTTCTCCACGCTTGACCACAAGCCCTGCAACCcacgggagaaagagaggatccaGAACGCAGGTGGTTCTGTAATGATCCAGAGGGTGAATGGTTCCCTGGCCGTGTCCCGGGCCCTGGGAGACTACGACTACAAGTGTGTGGATGGGAGGGGTGCCACGGAGCAGCTGGTGTCCCCAGAGCCCGAGGTGTTTGAGATTGAGAGGGCCCCAGAGGACGAGTTTGTGGTGCTGGCCTGCGACGGTATCTGGGACGTGATGAGCAACGAGGAGCTGTGCGAGTTTGTCAAGTCCCGTCTGGAGGTGTCCCACGACCTGGAGAAGGTCTGCAACCAGGTGCTGGACACCTGCCTGCACAAG GGAAGTCGGGATAACATGAgtgttgtgttggtgtgtttgccAAACTGCCCTAAAGTGTCAGAGGAGGCGGTGAAGAAAGATACAGAGCTGGATAAGTTCCTGGAGTCTCGCGTGGAAG aGATCTTAGAGAAGGCAGGAGAGGAGGGTATTCCCGACCTGGTGACGGTCATGAGGAACCTGTCCTCAGAGAGCATCCCTAACCTGCCACCAGGGGGAGGCCTCGCCAGCAA ACGCAGTGTTATCGAAGTAGTGTACAACCGGCTGAACCCACACAGGGAAGTGGATGGG GCTACCTCCTTTGGGGATGTACCAGATGTGATTGTCGAGCACTTCAGGAGAG ACTGGAGCAGACCTTGA
- the ppm1ba gene encoding protein phosphatase 1B isoform X4 has product MGAFLDKPKTEKHNAHGEGNNLRYGLSSMQGWRVEMEDAHTATVGLPHGLDDWSFFAVYDGHAGSRVANYASKHLLGHIITHSMGSPGPEGVTPAPTVDVVKTGIRTGFLNIDEHMRNFSDLRNGMDRSGSTAVAVLLSPEHLYFINCGDSRAVLYRNAHVCFSTLDHKPCNPREKERIQNAGGSVMIQRVNGSLAVSRALGDYDYKCVDGRGATEQLVSPEPEVFEIERAPEDEFVVLACDGIWDVMSNEELCEFVKSRLEVSHDLEKVCNQVLDTCLHKGSRDNMSVVLVCLPNCPKVSEEAVKKDTELDKFLESRVEEILEKAGEEGIPDLVTVMRNLSSESIPNLPPGGGLASKRSVIEVVYNRLNPHREVDGPSCII; this is encoded by the exons ATGGGGGCGTTCCTGGACAAGCCCAAGACGGAGAAGCACAATGCCCACGGTGAGGGCAACAACCTCCGCTATGGCCTGAGTAGCATGCAGGGATGGCGGGTGGAGATGGAGGACGCCCACACCGCTACGGTGGGTCTACCCCATGGCCTGGATGACTGGTCCTTCTTCGCTGTCTATGACGGCCACGCCGGCTCCCGCGTGGCTAACTATGCCTCTAAACACCTGCTGGGGCACATCATCACCCACAGCATGGGTTCCCCGGGCCCTGAAGGTGTCACCCCAGCCCCCACCGTGGATGTGGTCAAGACGGGGATCCGCACCGGTTTCCTGAACATCGACGAGCACATGAGGAACTTCTCAGACCTGCGTAACGGCATGGACCGCAGCGGCTCGACAGCCGTGGCCGTACTGCTCTCGCCAGAGCACCTCTACTTCATCAACTGTGGTGACTCACGGGCCGTGCTCTACCGCAATGCGCACGTCTGCTTCTCCACGCTTGACCACAAGCCCTGCAACCcacgggagaaagagaggatccaGAACGCAGGTGGTTCTGTAATGATCCAGAGGGTGAATGGTTCCCTGGCCGTGTCCCGGGCCCTGGGAGACTACGACTACAAGTGTGTGGATGGGAGGGGTGCCACGGAGCAGCTGGTGTCCCCAGAGCCCGAGGTGTTTGAGATTGAGAGGGCCCCAGAGGACGAGTTTGTGGTGCTGGCCTGCGACGGTATCTGGGACGTGATGAGCAACGAGGAGCTGTGCGAGTTTGTCAAGTCCCGTCTGGAGGTGTCCCACGACCTGGAGAAGGTCTGCAACCAGGTGCTGGACACCTGCCTGCACAAG GGAAGTCGGGATAACATGAgtgttgtgttggtgtgtttgccAAACTGCCCTAAAGTGTCAGAGGAGGCGGTGAAGAAAGATACAGAGCTGGATAAGTTCCTGGAGTCTCGCGTGGAAG aGATCTTAGAGAAGGCAGGAGAGGAGGGTATTCCCGACCTGGTGACGGTCATGAGGAACCTGTCCTCAGAGAGCATCCCTAACCTGCCACCAGGGGGAGGCCTCGCCAGCAA ACGCAGTGTTATCGAAGTAGTGTACAACCGGCTGAACCCACACAGGGAAGTGGATGGG CCCTCCTGTATCATTTG A
- the ppm1ba gene encoding protein phosphatase 1B isoform X3: MGAFLDKPKTEKHNAHGEGNNLRYGLSSMQGWRVEMEDAHTATVGLPHGLDDWSFFAVYDGHAGSRVANYASKHLLGHIITHSMGSPGPEGVTPAPTVDVVKTGIRTGFLNIDEHMRNFSDLRNGMDRSGSTAVAVLLSPEHLYFINCGDSRAVLYRNAHVCFSTLDHKPCNPREKERIQNAGGSVMIQRVNGSLAVSRALGDYDYKCVDGRGATEQLVSPEPEVFEIERAPEDEFVVLACDGIWDVMSNEELCEFVKSRLEVSHDLEKVCNQVLDTCLHKGSRDNMSVVLVCLPNCPKVSEEAVKKDTELDKFLESRVEEILEKAGEEGIPDLVTVMRNLSSESIPNLPPGGGLASKRSVIEVVYNRLNPHREVDGTGADLEDPW, encoded by the exons ATGGGGGCGTTCCTGGACAAGCCCAAGACGGAGAAGCACAATGCCCACGGTGAGGGCAACAACCTCCGCTATGGCCTGAGTAGCATGCAGGGATGGCGGGTGGAGATGGAGGACGCCCACACCGCTACGGTGGGTCTACCCCATGGCCTGGATGACTGGTCCTTCTTCGCTGTCTATGACGGCCACGCCGGCTCCCGCGTGGCTAACTATGCCTCTAAACACCTGCTGGGGCACATCATCACCCACAGCATGGGTTCCCCGGGCCCTGAAGGTGTCACCCCAGCCCCCACCGTGGATGTGGTCAAGACGGGGATCCGCACCGGTTTCCTGAACATCGACGAGCACATGAGGAACTTCTCAGACCTGCGTAACGGCATGGACCGCAGCGGCTCGACAGCCGTGGCCGTACTGCTCTCGCCAGAGCACCTCTACTTCATCAACTGTGGTGACTCACGGGCCGTGCTCTACCGCAATGCGCACGTCTGCTTCTCCACGCTTGACCACAAGCCCTGCAACCcacgggagaaagagaggatccaGAACGCAGGTGGTTCTGTAATGATCCAGAGGGTGAATGGTTCCCTGGCCGTGTCCCGGGCCCTGGGAGACTACGACTACAAGTGTGTGGATGGGAGGGGTGCCACGGAGCAGCTGGTGTCCCCAGAGCCCGAGGTGTTTGAGATTGAGAGGGCCCCAGAGGACGAGTTTGTGGTGCTGGCCTGCGACGGTATCTGGGACGTGATGAGCAACGAGGAGCTGTGCGAGTTTGTCAAGTCCCGTCTGGAGGTGTCCCACGACCTGGAGAAGGTCTGCAACCAGGTGCTGGACACCTGCCTGCACAAG GGAAGTCGGGATAACATGAgtgttgtgttggtgtgtttgccAAACTGCCCTAAAGTGTCAGAGGAGGCGGTGAAGAAAGATACAGAGCTGGATAAGTTCCTGGAGTCTCGCGTGGAAG aGATCTTAGAGAAGGCAGGAGAGGAGGGTATTCCCGACCTGGTGACGGTCATGAGGAACCTGTCCTCAGAGAGCATCCCTAACCTGCCACCAGGGGGAGGCCTCGCCAGCAA ACGCAGTGTTATCGAAGTAGTGTACAACCGGCTGAACCCACACAGGGAAGTGGATGGG ACTGGAGCAGACCTTGAGGACCCCTGGTAA